In Sphingobium sp. B2D3C, a genomic segment contains:
- a CDS encoding SMP-30/gluconolactonase/LRE family protein, producing the protein MNILSTRAGAEMQPEPILPLGMKLGEGPVWWDDALWFVDIKAHKLYGHVPATGALAVWDAPDQIGWALPTRSGDMMTGVRTGLHRFDPQSGAFSLFHDPEPHLPDNRLNDAATDTQGRLWFGSMDDSEAAQTGYLYCLAGGQCAATAVPAVEITNGPAISADGRTLYHTDTLGRKIWKVPVDENGTVGAGELFITIENGAGWPDGSVLDSEGCLWVALFGGWGVRRYDPQGSLMQTISFPVANVTKIAFGGPDLRTAYATTAHKGLDAAAREAQPLAGHVFAFDPKVAGLPVTPADI; encoded by the coding sequence ATGAATATTTTGTCGACGCGGGCTGGCGCTGAGATGCAGCCCGAGCCGATCCTTCCCCTGGGCATGAAGCTCGGCGAAGGGCCGGTCTGGTGGGACGATGCCCTGTGGTTCGTCGATATCAAGGCGCACAAGCTCTACGGCCATGTGCCGGCCACCGGCGCGCTGGCGGTATGGGATGCGCCGGACCAGATCGGCTGGGCGCTGCCTACGCGCAGCGGCGACATGATGACCGGCGTGCGCACCGGCCTGCATCGGTTCGATCCGCAAAGCGGGGCATTTTCGCTTTTCCACGATCCCGAGCCGCATCTGCCCGACAATCGGCTGAACGACGCCGCCACCGACACTCAAGGGCGGCTGTGGTTCGGTAGCATGGACGACAGCGAAGCCGCGCAAACCGGGTACCTCTATTGCCTCGCCGGTGGGCAGTGCGCCGCCACGGCCGTGCCTGCTGTCGAGATCACCAACGGTCCTGCCATCAGCGCAGATGGGCGCACGCTTTATCACACCGACACGCTTGGCCGGAAAATCTGGAAAGTCCCCGTCGATGAGAACGGCACGGTCGGCGCGGGCGAGCTGTTCATCACCATCGAGAATGGCGCGGGCTGGCCCGACGGCTCCGTGCTGGATAGCGAGGGTTGCCTGTGGGTCGCTTTGTTCGGCGGCTGGGGCGTGCGGCGCTACGATCCGCAGGGCTCGCTGATGCAGACCATCTCCTTCCCGGTCGCCAATGTCACCAAGATCGCCTTTGGTGGGCCGGATCTGCGTACGGCTTATGCCACGACGGCGCACAAGGGTCTGGATGCTGCCGCGCGTGAGGCACAGCCGTTGGCCGGCCACGTTTTCGCATTCGATCCCAAGGTTGCAGGATTGCCGGTTACCCCGGCAGATATTTGA